A region from the Oscillospiraceae bacterium MB08-C2-2 genome encodes:
- the cpaB gene encoding Flp pilus assembly protein CpaB: MSLFTKKKVFLYEEDLPDKDKKRKKKKEATPMAAEAATSSSEESPLQYEAVETIDPEIPLSENSTPNITPAKDVSDDKKKKKPKKQKKEKPPKAEKRQFPLSKRGIIGAVCIFFALLVAFVLSPYVTRITNETMGSVIRATVDISKGSLLEDSSFTVESIPEKAIPKNALGSLDQLRGQYAAVEITAGDTMLDTKVSPDIPFADAYLYTLPQGKQAMSVRIRNMENGLSGKLVQSDVVSVYASVETADKENYLAVAPPELRYVSVLSVTTETGANYDKNDSAEGQAEELPVTVELLVSDRQAQALAGLNQGGSIHLSLVTRGDPEYATTLLQLQEETLVALIQKEEKEAGQEPSTEDQSLPVTTETEGQAIE; encoded by the coding sequence TTGAGTCTGTTTACCAAAAAGAAGGTATTTCTCTATGAGGAGGATCTACCAGATAAGGATAAAAAGCGTAAGAAAAAAAAGGAAGCCACGCCTATGGCTGCCGAAGCGGCAACCAGTTCTTCGGAAGAGTCGCCTTTGCAATATGAGGCAGTGGAAACTATCGATCCTGAGATTCCTTTGTCAGAGAACAGCACCCCGAATATCACCCCTGCAAAGGATGTCTCAGACGATAAAAAGAAAAAGAAGCCTAAGAAACAAAAAAAGGAGAAACCTCCCAAAGCGGAAAAGCGTCAGTTTCCCCTTTCCAAACGTGGCATCATTGGAGCGGTATGCATCTTTTTTGCTTTGCTGGTGGCATTTGTCCTGTCTCCATATGTTACACGGATCACCAATGAAACCATGGGATCTGTAATCCGGGCCACTGTGGATATATCCAAAGGCAGCCTGCTGGAGGATAGCAGCTTCACTGTGGAGAGCATCCCAGAAAAGGCTATCCCTAAGAATGCTCTTGGTTCCCTTGACCAGCTCCGTGGCCAATATGCAGCGGTGGAGATTACAGCGGGAGATACTATGCTGGATACTAAGGTCAGCCCGGATATTCCCTTTGCAGATGCTTATCTATATACTCTCCCTCAAGGTAAACAAGCTATGTCTGTCCGCATACGAAATATGGAAAATGGCCTTTCCGGCAAGCTTGTTCAGAGCGATGTAGTAAGCGTGTATGCCAGCGTGGAAACCGCTGACAAGGAAAACTATCTGGCCGTTGCTCCTCCGGAGCTGCGGTATGTATCGGTGCTTTCGGTTACCACTGAAACAGGTGCTAATTACGACAAAAACGATTCAGCTGAGGGGCAGGCCGAGGAATTACCGGTTACGGTGGAGCTGCTGGTTTCCGATCGGCAGGCACAGGCATTGGCCGGGCTCAACCAAGGCGGCAGCATCCACCTGTCTTTGGTGACAAGAGGCGATCCGGAGTATGCGACCACTCTCTTACAACTACAGGAAGAGACACTAGTAGCGCTTATCCAAAAAGAAGAAAAGGAGGCCGGGCAGGAACCCAGCACAGAGGATCAGTCCTTGCCGGTCACGACAGAAACGGAGGGACAAGCCATTGAGTAA
- a CDS encoding DUF6550 family protein encodes MLSRKSKAALGALAAAMVAITAYCWNHIIRGMEADKAYLTEQEASRSSAAEAAEANTQTSASSPNESSYVIPPIKISGNNSGSADSENGKVALETENRSATGQNTGDVSKPEAPPKPEIPDDQKIDPTKPPEYTPEQIRPNDPDAGKDSGSSTPGNGNQDSDKDNGGNNQKPDSGSSKPSGPETNDKGQVWVPGFGWVTPSQGKGEAAEDMYQNGIKVGIM; translated from the coding sequence ATGTTGAGCAGAAAGAGCAAAGCGGCTCTGGGAGCCTTGGCGGCGGCTATGGTAGCAATAACGGCATATTGCTGGAACCATATTATTAGAGGAATGGAGGCCGATAAGGCCTATTTGACAGAACAGGAGGCCAGCAGATCCTCCGCAGCAGAGGCAGCAGAGGCAAACACTCAGACATCAGCTTCCTCACCGAATGAATCCAGCTACGTAATCCCTCCTATTAAAATCTCTGGCAACAACTCTGGTAGTGCAGACAGCGAAAATGGAAAAGTGGCACTAGAAACAGAAAACCGCTCGGCAACTGGTCAAAATACCGGTGATGTATCTAAACCGGAGGCCCCACCGAAACCGGAGATTCCAGATGATCAGAAAATCGACCCAACTAAGCCTCCGGAATACACCCCTGAGCAAATCAGGCCCAACGATCCGGATGCTGGTAAGGATTCGGGTTCCTCTACTCCGGGTAATGGAAATCAGGATTCGGACAAAGACAACGGCGGGAACAATCAGAAACCGGATAGCGGTTCTTCCAAACCTTCCGGCCCAGAAACCAATGACAAGGGTCAGGTATGGGTGCCGGGCTTTGGATGGGTTACTCCCAGCCAAGGAAAAGGAGAAGCCGCAGAGGATATGTATCAAAACGGTATTAAAGTCGGTATTATGTAA
- a CDS encoding DUF87 domain-containing protein has product MKKNKRIDNLINFRILESSVATPFGVAQFLRILPPNLSVMTKSEREAEIDKLEALLDAATIPFQIFIMDKIEDLSANKEYYENLKAGSEYEYIIDSILESVDKIESDNSAVQRAYYLVVITKDREEFTLFKNLVAEHFAFYQADRQEIATLLRNFILREFIGLDVYALETEIKNSAKAKDKRHGKSTDPTHLLGDELSRRLTPQKLKFTPQRAVQNDFYRKTILIKNFPSMLDTPCFLSSIAQIKNTTLSIRLGQMNEVQAVGLIDSQMNNIKAKGNRAKTSEQIQSEVEQESMRTFYRNLAKNNSKLYFINIYIEVYASTEEELRKRIGTVKSKLSAFRITTENLTYDQLEGFQGVYPLGKDVLGSSANNMPSPTIAGMFPFSHSYHNDPQGILLGSTADGGHMFLDLWQRVSAITNGNFSITGDSGQGKSWLMKKINTQMIIRGITCFSLDPDGEYNEMFYTVGGTVVDCASGTIKINAFEIRRLVNQAVDGEDSELEAFRHKAVFFQHLSWLKDFFRVLFPEITTKELNALMILTQDMYRKYGISENTDVSTLSSQQYPTFTSLYEYVSDVLECSENYNYSMISTDMIKSLLLLLRDTYDGSLGLLLNGHTNIKNSRMINFDISQLRTGSEERTQAVLFNIMTYCWNRISRREEQILFDVDELHLLMNRKNYIIAGYLRDFQKRARKYDAIIGTATQSLRDFLDPEMMHITAPLLNNAAFKFIFHPGDLDLERVQNLLDLSDGEITCIKKPKQGHCLLKAGGQKYSLNVGKLPYEESLFGKGGGR; this is encoded by the coding sequence ATGAAGAAAAATAAGCGAATAGACAACCTGATCAATTTTAGAATCTTGGAAAGCAGTGTGGCCACACCTTTTGGTGTGGCTCAATTTCTGCGTATCCTTCCACCAAACCTTTCCGTCATGACCAAATCGGAACGAGAGGCGGAAATTGATAAGCTTGAGGCACTACTGGATGCTGCTACCATACCTTTCCAAATCTTTATTATGGATAAAATCGAGGATTTGAGTGCCAACAAAGAATATTATGAAAATCTCAAGGCAGGCAGCGAATACGAATACATCATTGATTCCATTTTGGAAAGTGTGGATAAAATTGAAAGCGACAACAGCGCTGTACAGAGGGCCTACTACCTTGTGGTCATTACAAAGGATCGTGAGGAATTTACCCTGTTTAAAAATCTGGTTGCTGAACATTTTGCTTTTTATCAGGCTGACCGACAGGAAATTGCAACCCTTCTTCGCAACTTCATTCTCCGTGAGTTTATTGGCCTTGATGTTTATGCATTGGAAACTGAGATTAAAAATTCCGCAAAGGCCAAAGATAAACGGCATGGAAAATCCACTGACCCTACTCATCTTCTGGGTGATGAGCTGAGCCGCCGCCTAACACCCCAAAAGCTTAAATTCACACCCCAGCGTGCAGTACAGAACGATTTTTACAGAAAAACTATATTGATAAAAAACTTTCCTTCCATGTTGGATACGCCCTGTTTCCTTTCCAGCATTGCGCAAATTAAAAACACAACCCTATCTATCCGACTGGGACAGATGAACGAGGTGCAGGCTGTGGGGCTTATAGACAGCCAGATGAACAACATCAAGGCTAAAGGGAATCGAGCCAAGACTTCCGAGCAGATACAGTCTGAGGTGGAGCAGGAAAGTATGCGTACCTTTTATCGAAACTTGGCTAAAAACAACTCTAAGCTCTATTTTATCAACATCTACATAGAAGTGTATGCTTCAACGGAGGAGGAGCTAAGGAAGCGCATCGGTACTGTTAAAAGTAAGCTGTCGGCGTTCCGTATTACCACTGAAAACTTGACCTATGATCAGCTGGAGGGTTTTCAGGGGGTTTACCCTCTTGGAAAGGATGTGTTGGGCAGCAGTGCCAACAACATGCCTTCCCCCACTATTGCGGGAATGTTCCCCTTTAGTCATTCCTACCACAACGATCCGCAGGGAATCCTACTGGGATCAACAGCAGATGGGGGCCATATGTTTTTGGATTTATGGCAGAGAGTATCGGCCATCACCAACGGCAACTTTTCCATTACCGGCGATTCAGGCCAAGGCAAAAGCTGGCTTATGAAGAAGATCAACACCCAAATGATTATCCGGGGCATTACCTGTTTTTCTCTTGATCCGGACGGAGAGTACAACGAAATGTTTTATACTGTGGGCGGTACAGTTGTAGACTGCGCAAGCGGAACCATTAAAATCAATGCCTTTGAAATACGCAGACTGGTAAATCAAGCGGTTGACGGTGAAGATAGTGAATTGGAGGCTTTCCGGCACAAGGCTGTATTCTTCCAGCATTTGAGCTGGCTCAAGGATTTCTTTCGAGTATTGTTTCCCGAGATCACCACCAAGGAACTGAATGCCCTTATGATTCTGACTCAGGATATGTACCGGAAATATGGCATATCTGAAAACACCGATGTATCAACGCTTTCTTCCCAGCAATATCCCACCTTTACCAGCCTCTATGAATATGTATCGGATGTACTGGAGTGTTCGGAAAATTACAACTACTCTATGATATCCACCGATATGATTAAATCCTTGCTGCTTCTTTTAAGGGATACCTATGACGGCAGCTTGGGTCTGCTGCTCAATGGCCACACCAATATTAAAAATTCCCGCATGATCAATTTTGATATCTCCCAGCTTCGTACCGGCTCAGAGGAACGGACACAGGCGGTGCTTTTCAACATTATGACCTACTGCTGGAATCGTATTTCCAGACGAGAAGAACAAATTCTCTTTGATGTTGATGAGTTGCACCTTCTTATGAACCGCAAGAATTATATTATTGCCGGTTATCTTCGGGATTTTCAGAAGAGAGCCAGAAAATATGATGCGATCATCGGCACCGCTACCCAAAGCCTGCGTGATTTCCTTGACCCCGAAATGATGCATATAACGGCACCTCTGCTCAATAATGCAGCTTTCAAATTCATTTTTCATCCCGGCGATCTGGATCTGGAGAGAGTGCAAAATCTATTGGATCTCAGCGATGGGGAAATTACCTGCATCAAGAAACCCAAGCAGGGACACTGCTTACTGAAAGCTGGTGGTCAAAAATATTCGTTAAATGTGGGCAAGCTGCCTTACGAGGAAAGCCTTTTCGGTAAAGGCGGGGGCCGGTAA
- a CDS encoding ATPase, T2SS/T4P/T4SS family: MKTMVIPSISVSEALPYPDILRLVQDHMSRSNTDLLNVDELSIEQAFLFKQLIETYLRENGIAFAELSITDLVERLYLDMKLFGFLTPYLQPETIEKLGLEEIRVNSWESVFLVTSKEGKIRLREKFLSPSHAQDIILRLLQKSKMTIDTARPYALGHLGKNQRIGVFKTPILDDEIGVSATIRIVFFSKLIRQNLIDWKTATPEMLDFMEMCLGHGISICVAGATGSGKTGSLGYLLSQIAKDDATRVLTIEEGSREFDLVRRDEAGSVINDVVHLLTRKSEQEATNITQNTLLEQVLRHTPDLLGIGEMRSIEAYTAIEASYTDHTIGTTTHAPNAPLTYERMVMLAAKGTSSFSEESLFRKAITAFPIIVYQEELPDGTRRITEIIEGLEYRDGKVVYNTLYRFDLERTEYDGLLGIVTGRFERMGTLSNHLQKRLARRGVAWSVLQKYIQGGESQ, encoded by the coding sequence ATGAAAACTATGGTGATACCCTCCATCAGTGTTTCAGAAGCTCTGCCATATCCGGATATATTGCGGTTGGTACAGGATCACATGAGCCGAAGCAATACAGATCTTCTCAATGTGGATGAACTGAGCATAGAGCAGGCCTTTCTGTTCAAGCAGCTCATCGAGACATATCTGCGAGAAAATGGTATAGCCTTCGCTGAGCTTTCCATAACGGATTTGGTTGAACGGCTATATTTGGATATGAAGCTGTTCGGCTTCCTTACTCCATATTTACAGCCTGAAACCATTGAAAAGCTGGGGCTGGAAGAAATCCGGGTAAACAGTTGGGAGAGCGTTTTTCTCGTTACTTCTAAGGAAGGTAAGATTCGGCTGAGAGAGAAGTTTTTAAGCCCCTCTCATGCCCAAGATATCATTCTGCGGCTGCTGCAAAAATCTAAAATGACCATCGATACCGCCCGCCCTTACGCTCTAGGGCATCTGGGCAAGAACCAGCGCATCGGTGTTTTTAAAACACCAATATTAGATGATGAAATCGGCGTCAGCGCCACAATCCGTATTGTGTTCTTTTCCAAACTGATCCGTCAGAATCTCATTGATTGGAAAACCGCTACACCGGAAATGCTGGATTTTATGGAGATGTGTCTTGGCCATGGCATTAGTATCTGCGTGGCGGGTGCTACCGGCTCCGGCAAAACCGGCTCTTTGGGGTATCTGCTTTCCCAAATAGCAAAGGACGATGCCACCCGTGTGCTGACAATTGAGGAAGGCAGCCGGGAATTTGATCTGGTGCGCCGGGATGAGGCGGGGAGTGTTATCAATGATGTGGTGCACCTCCTGACCCGAAAAAGTGAGCAGGAGGCAACGAACATTACCCAAAACACTCTGCTGGAGCAGGTGCTTCGGCATACCCCTGATTTGTTGGGCATCGGTGAAATGCGAAGCATAGAGGCCTATACAGCCATTGAAGCATCCTATACCGATCACACCATTGGCACCACCACCCATGCCCCAAACGCTCCGTTAACTTATGAGCGCATGGTCATGCTGGCGGCTAAGGGAACCAGCTCGTTTTCGGAGGAAAGCCTTTTTCGCAAGGCAATCACAGCCTTTCCCATTATTGTGTATCAGGAGGAGCTACCGGATGGCACACGGCGCATAACGGAAATCATTGAGGGGTTGGAGTACCGGGACGGTAAGGTGGTCTACAACACCTTATATCGGTTTGATCTGGAACGCACTGAATATGACGGTCTTTTGGGCATAGTTACTGGCCGGTTTGAAAGAATGGGCACACTTAGCAATCATCTCCAGAAGCGGCTGGCACGGCGTGGCGTAGCATGGTCGGTACTGCAAAAGTACATTCAGGGAGGAGAATCACAGTGA
- a CDS encoding A24 family peptidase, which translates to MHPLSKHILIFSFFIASLWDIRSRTIPDLTHILILAAGVLNLVTGGISIWEAFSSLLIMTGASILLTLTIDSIGGGDLKMISSTAFACGLYSSIQALLLSFLLAGAYILIGKSLKKLKGDDAIPLAPFLSAGYIVALFANI; encoded by the coding sequence ATGCACCCCCTCTCCAAGCATATCCTCATATTTTCTTTCTTTATTGCCTCACTGTGGGATATCCGTTCCCGCACGATCCCAGACCTAACCCATATCCTCATACTGGCCGCCGGTGTACTGAACTTAGTCACCGGCGGTATTTCTATTTGGGAGGCTTTTAGCAGCCTGCTGATTATGACCGGAGCCTCTATACTGTTGACCCTTACCATTGATTCGATTGGTGGGGGAGATCTGAAAATGATATCCTCCACGGCTTTTGCTTGTGGGCTGTATAGCAGTATTCAAGCTTTGCTGCTGTCTTTCCTGTTAGCTGGAGCATATATCCTCATCGGCAAGAGCCTAAAAAAATTGAAAGGAGATGATGCCATACCCCTAGCTCCCTTTTTATCAGCAGGGTACATTGTAGCCCTGTTTGCAAATATATAG
- a CDS encoding AbrB/MazE/SpoVT family DNA-binding domain-containing protein: MNIVKIGTLGRMSIPASIRSSLNWQIGDTLEILAAGETVTIRKTEPGAAYEKRLLDINGRLHLPVVIRKAVDLHINDTVELLVAGDTVIVVKRESAEEENN; encoded by the coding sequence TTGAATATTGTCAAAATTGGAACGTTGGGCAGGATGTCCATTCCAGCATCTATCCGAAGCTCCCTAAACTGGCAGATTGGGGACACGCTTGAGATTCTGGCTGCTGGCGAAACGGTAACCATACGCAAGACGGAACCCGGAGCTGCCTATGAAAAGCGGCTGTTGGATATTAACGGACGGCTGCATCTTCCGGTTGTCATACGCAAGGCTGTAGACTTGCATATCAACGACACCGTGGAGCTGCTGGTTGCAGGGGATACCGTGATTGTAGTCAAACGTGAAAGTGCAGAGGAGGAAAACAATTGA
- a CDS encoding DUF4320 family protein, which yields MVMLILAMVAALILSVVPVLVDISTTDRIANDLARFMEVRGDTENAQSEFDRLTSQLSLEGASLSVDATTISGSTHIQMDDEFTVTITTNSEIGIGGLIKLPITLSRKATGRSEKYWK from the coding sequence ATGGTGATGCTCATTCTGGCTATGGTTGCCGCCCTTATTCTTTCAGTGGTTCCGGTACTGGTGGATATCTCCACCACTGACCGGATTGCCAATGATCTGGCCCGGTTTATGGAGGTGCGGGGAGACACAGAAAATGCCCAAAGCGAATTTGACCGACTAACCTCTCAGCTCAGTTTGGAGGGAGCTTCCTTGTCAGTAGATGCCACAACCATCAGCGGATCTACCCACATTCAAATGGACGATGAGTTTACCGTAACCATTACTACCAATTCAGAAATTGGCATAGGAGGGCTAATAAAGCTGCCCATAACGCTTTCTCGCAAGGCCACGGGCCGTAGTGAGAAGTACTGGAAGTAA
- a CDS encoding DUF3991 and TOPRIM domain-containing protein encodes MSTVSDAIKNEIQIIEYAQQCGYTLTRAGRQYSLKEHDSIRIDPERNVFYRHSTGTGGSIIDFAMLIHQVDTAKAISILRGELTIVPGQSTLPMHKPAPSKPTGPLEMPPKVEGRYKRAIAYLTKTRGIDRAIVLNMIERRQLYEDDRHNCVFIGFDQEDKTAFGCMRGTSTYRKKPFRRDLENSQKEIGFYVDNGASRLVVCEAPIDSMSFMTLLARNKVNWKKFDYLAISGMCLETLPYHMARLPQDRLSHVYLATDNDKRGNEMRVSYRNQLEGLEFKGKIIDKVPVQKDWNLDLLAAFPREVQQPKQQYQKTMQMERGIQP; translated from the coding sequence ATGTCAACCGTGTCGGACGCTATAAAAAATGAGATACAGATTATCGAGTATGCCCAGCAGTGTGGATATACCCTGACCAGAGCCGGTCGGCAATACAGCCTGAAAGAACACGACAGTATCCGCATTGACCCGGAGCGTAATGTTTTTTACCGGCATTCCACCGGTACCGGTGGCAGCATCATTGATTTCGCTATGCTAATCCATCAGGTGGATACGGCAAAGGCCATATCCATACTGCGGGGTGAGCTGACAATCGTACCGGGACAAAGCACCCTCCCAATGCACAAACCCGCTCCCTCAAAGCCAACCGGGCCACTGGAAATGCCCCCGAAGGTTGAGGGCCGCTACAAGCGGGCTATTGCTTACCTAACCAAGACCCGGGGAATCGATAGGGCCATTGTCCTGAACATGATCGAGCGCAGGCAACTTTATGAGGATGACCGCCACAACTGTGTATTTATCGGCTTTGATCAAGAGGATAAGACTGCCTTTGGCTGTATGCGGGGAACCTCTACCTACCGGAAAAAGCCTTTTCGCCGGGATTTAGAAAACAGTCAAAAGGAAATAGGATTTTATGTTGATAATGGAGCCTCACGGCTAGTGGTCTGTGAGGCTCCTATTGATTCCATGTCTTTTATGACACTGTTAGCCCGCAATAAAGTGAACTGGAAAAAATTTGACTATCTGGCCATTAGCGGTATGTGTCTGGAAACATTACCATACCATATGGCCCGCTTGCCTCAAGATCGGCTCAGCCACGTTTATCTTGCTACAGACAACGATAAGCGTGGGAATGAAATGCGGGTGTCCTACCGGAACCAGTTGGAGGGGCTGGAGTTCAAGGGGAAAATCATTGATAAGGTTCCTGTGCAAAAGGACTGGAACCTAGATTTACTGGCAGCCTTTCCTCGAGAGGTACAACAGCCAAAACAGCAATATCAAAAAACAATGCAAATGGAAAGAGGTATTCAGCCATGA
- a CDS encoding ParA family protein, with translation MCKIIAIANQKGGVGKTTTAISFASGLTKLGKKVLLIDFDPQGSLTIGLGSQEPAALEHTSAKLLIDNINEQKVEPVEYIVTGGAIPFIPGNIVLSSVEVQLVNVIGREMVLKEALEPFKPMFDYIIIDCMPSLGFLTINALIAANSVIIPVQAHFLGAKGLEDFSGTLRKVKKINPGLNVDGILITMFNKQLTFSKGIVEAIQNTYGESIHIFDTKIPISIKAAETTAAGQSILDYSPKNPVAIAYQEFAKEWLRNG, from the coding sequence ATGTGTAAAATTATCGCTATAGCCAACCAAAAGGGCGGTGTGGGAAAAACCACAACCGCCATTTCTTTTGCCTCGGGTCTTACTAAGCTGGGCAAAAAGGTACTCCTGATCGATTTTGACCCTCAGGGCAGCCTGACAATCGGTCTTGGTTCCCAAGAACCGGCAGCCTTGGAGCATACCAGTGCCAAGCTGCTCATTGACAATATCAACGAGCAAAAGGTGGAGCCGGTGGAGTATATTGTCACTGGTGGAGCTATCCCCTTTATTCCCGGCAACATTGTTCTTTCCAGCGTTGAGGTTCAGTTGGTCAATGTCATAGGCCGAGAAATGGTACTGAAAGAAGCGCTAGAGCCGTTTAAACCTATGTTTGATTACATTATTATCGATTGTATGCCCAGCCTTGGATTTCTGACCATAAACGCACTGATCGCCGCCAATAGCGTGATCATCCCCGTACAGGCCCACTTCCTTGGAGCCAAGGGGCTGGAGGATTTCAGCGGTACACTGCGAAAGGTAAAAAAGATCAACCCCGGCCTGAACGTGGACGGTATTCTCATTACCATGTTTAATAAGCAGCTTACCTTCTCCAAGGGGATTGTAGAGGCCATTCAAAATACCTATGGTGAATCCATTCATATTTTTGATACGAAAATCCCCATCAGCATTAAGGCTGCCGAAACAACTGCCGCAGGGCAGAGTATTCTGGACTATAGCCCTAAAAACCCGGTGGCCATTGCGTATCAGGAATTTGCAAAGGAGTGGCTGCGTAATGGCTAA
- a CDS encoding conjugal transfer protein TrbL family protein, whose protein sequence is MEWLFDLWADLTQNLLQKLVMGYAEFLLGLSLNASTDFWNNPIINLLIEFSGWMNMIVMVVSLLFLLFDIMEESTGRGVEWGMVFLNLVKAMVFVFTNRWVAVLAMQLGELIASSISFRGDVTGITTNLEKLNQLAGSASNMILMILVVCIVAVIFLFVALRRFGAMLLQIFTSSFYITDIIRGDTSKLGEWIRQTLAIACTYVFQYMFFYLGLIFVSNGEPMLGIACWISITQVDKVLQKFGFSTGAQGMLGTVGRMAAEQGFSRLVKL, encoded by the coding sequence ATGGAGTGGTTATTTGATCTGTGGGCAGACCTTACGCAGAATCTGTTGCAGAAATTGGTAATGGGATATGCCGAGTTCTTGCTGGGGCTCAGCCTCAACGCTTCCACCGATTTTTGGAACAATCCCATTATTAATCTTTTAATAGAATTCAGTGGTTGGATGAATATGATTGTCATGGTAGTATCCCTATTATTTCTCCTGTTTGACATTATGGAGGAATCCACCGGAAGAGGGGTTGAATGGGGGATGGTTTTTCTAAATTTAGTTAAGGCCATGGTTTTTGTATTTACCAACCGTTGGGTAGCCGTTCTAGCCATGCAGCTGGGAGAGTTGATTGCTTCCTCCATTTCCTTTCGGGGGGATGTCACCGGTATAACAACGAATCTTGAAAAGCTGAATCAACTAGCCGGTAGTGCATCCAACATGATCCTTATGATTTTGGTTGTGTGCATTGTTGCCGTGATTTTTTTGTTCGTAGCCTTGCGCAGGTTCGGCGCCATGCTGCTGCAAATCTTTACATCCTCCTTTTATATAACAGACATTATCCGAGGAGATACCAGCAAACTGGGGGAGTGGATTCGGCAAACACTGGCTATTGCCTGTACTTATGTATTTCAGTATATGTTCTTCTATTTGGGGCTTATCTTTGTCTCTAACGGAGAGCCTATGCTGGGCATAGCATGTTGGATTTCTATCACACAGGTGGATAAGGTTTTACAAAAATTTGGCTTTAGCACTGGTGCGCAGGGGATGCTCGGAACAGTGGGACGCATGGCTGCTGAGCAAGGGTTTTCTAGGCTGGTAAAGCTATGA
- a CDS encoding DUF3852 family protein, which translates to MKFLSSFPGLILSANIQSGLDTAKGEIMDVMKYGVDKFAVPILAAVVVVVMLFYIGGAISQHRQGQDYQEKLKPIGICLVVLVLIVTFPVWGWAMIGQGQ; encoded by the coding sequence ATGAAATTTCTCAGTTCATTCCCCGGCCTGATCTTATCGGCTAATATTCAGAGTGGGCTTGACACTGCAAAAGGTGAAATTATGGATGTCATGAAATATGGAGTCGACAAATTTGCAGTTCCCATATTGGCGGCGGTAGTCGTTGTGGTGATGCTTTTCTACATCGGAGGTGCCATTTCTCAGCATAGACAAGGTCAGGACTATCAAGAAAAGCTCAAGCCAATTGGTATTTGCCTCGTTGTTCTCGTTTTAATTGTTACCTTCCCTGTATGGGGATGGGCCATGATTGGTCAGGGTCAGTAG
- a CDS encoding ParB/RepB/Spo0J family partition protein — MAKVFNTDIFNLKNHLDEPELLESSDPVSQTTNEYKMIPIDKCIYMENQPFRMYNNTEKWEEFVDSIRMFGVHEPIVVRPTLGKYQIIAGRHRHLGSQEAGKTTIPAIIRNDIDDSTARIMMLDTNLQRADEYKISELAFAYKERLEIENRQGFRSDLASRNNFEMMNDESSRNDFVKSGNESSRNDFVKSGNESSRNDFVKSGNESSRNNFAKSGDEASRNDFARMDSAERRKAQMYARLTKLIKPLLDMADAGNLVFVAAYHIAAFPDSHQRVLNEYLEIYKPKVTQDHAKLLAMHSKNGDFGYSTISEIFGKYPEICSAPAKKKTFKISYSRLEQYVKPDATPQETEEYILEALEFYGRHKAGQMI; from the coding sequence ATGGCTAAGGTATTTAATACCGATATTTTCAATCTCAAAAATCATTTGGACGAACCGGAGCTGTTAGAATCTTCTGACCCTGTTTCCCAAACTACAAATGAGTATAAGATGATCCCTATAGATAAATGCATTTATATGGAGAATCAACCTTTTCGAATGTACAACAACACAGAAAAATGGGAGGAGTTTGTGGATAGCATCCGAATGTTCGGTGTACATGAACCAATTGTTGTGCGGCCAACGTTAGGTAAATATCAAATTATAGCCGGTAGGCATCGTCACCTTGGGTCTCAGGAAGCAGGGAAAACAACCATACCAGCCATTATCAGAAATGATATCGACGATTCTACGGCAAGAATAATGATGCTGGATACCAATCTTCAAAGGGCAGATGAGTATAAGATTAGTGAGCTGGCATTTGCTTATAAAGAAAGACTGGAAATAGAGAATCGGCAGGGTTTCCGCAGCGATCTAGCCTCACGAAACAATTTTGAGATGATGAATGATGAATCCTCACGAAACGATTTCGTAAAGTCTGGCAATGAATCCTCACGAAACGATTTCGTAAAGTCTGGCAATGAATCCTCACGAAACGATTTCGTAAAGTCTGGTAATGAATCCTCACGAAATAATTTCGCAAAGTCTGGTGATGAAGCCTCACGAAATGATTTCGCAAGGATGGACAGTGCTGAGAGAAGAAAAGCACAGATGTATGCCCGTCTTACTAAATTGATAAAACCTTTATTGGATATGGCCGATGCAGGCAATTTGGTCTTTGTAGCAGCCTATCACATAGCTGCGTTTCCAGATTCGCATCAAAGGGTGCTGAATGAGTATTTGGAAATTTATAAGCCAAAGGTTACTCAGGATCATGCTAAGCTTCTCGCTATGCACTCCAAGAATGGTGACTTTGGATATTCAACTATCAGTGAGATCTTTGGAAAGTACCCCGAAATATGCAGTGCCCCGGCGAAGAAAAAAACATTTAAAATCAGTTATTCCCGGCTGGAGCAGTATGTAAAACCAGATGCAACACCGCAGGAAACGGAGGAGTATATTCTGGAGGCATTGGAGTTTTACGGTAGACATAAGGCAGGCCAGATGATTTAG